Proteins co-encoded in one Salvelinus sp. IW2-2015 linkage group LG17, ASM291031v2, whole genome shotgun sequence genomic window:
- the LOC111976790 gene encoding small nuclear ribonucleoprotein G isoform X1, whose product MSKAHPPELKKFMDKKLSLKLNGGRQVQGVLRGFDPFMNLVMDDCLEMAPGGIQNTIGMVVIRGNSIIMLEALERV is encoded by the exons ATGAGTAAAGCACACCCACCAGAGTTGAAAAA GTTCATGGACAAGAAGCTTTCGT TGAAGCTGAACGGTGGCAGGCAGGTCCAAGGAGTCCTGCGAGGATTTGACCCCTTCATGAACTTGGTGATGGATGACTGCTTGGAGATGGCACCTGGGGGAATACAGAACACCATAGGCATGGTG GTCATCCGAGGAAACAGTATCATCATGTTGGAGGCCCTTGAGAGAGTATGA
- the LOC111976790 gene encoding small nuclear ribonucleoprotein G isoform X2, whose protein sequence is MDKKLSLKLNGGRQVQGVLRGFDPFMNLVMDDCLEMAPGGIQNTIGMVVIRGNSIIMLEALERV, encoded by the exons ATGGACAAGAAGCTTTCGT TGAAGCTGAACGGTGGCAGGCAGGTCCAAGGAGTCCTGCGAGGATTTGACCCCTTCATGAACTTGGTGATGGATGACTGCTTGGAGATGGCACCTGGGGGAATACAGAACACCATAGGCATGGTG GTCATCCGAGGAAACAGTATCATCATGTTGGAGGCCCTTGAGAGAGTATGA